The Planococcus donghaensis genome contains a region encoding:
- a CDS encoding GNAT family N-acetyltransferase produces the protein MYKKKQYVFSDHKPILVEIRHYKKSDFPALIAIQQESFPPPFPSELWWNEEQLTNHIKLYPEGAVCIEVEGEMAGSITALLTDFNPASPAHTWQEATDNGYIRNHNPEGKTLYIVDICIRPKYRSLKLGQLLMQAMYERVVCDDLDRVLGGGRMPKFHNFSDKLTAEQYAEQVVEGKIKDPVISFLLRCGRTPVCVVENYLEDEESEGHALLMEWKNPFQNDH, from the coding sequence ATGTATAAGAAAAAACAATATGTTTTTAGTGACCATAAGCCCATCTTAGTGGAAATCCGTCATTATAAAAAATCAGACTTTCCGGCATTGATAGCAATTCAGCAAGAGAGTTTTCCTCCTCCATTTCCATCAGAACTTTGGTGGAATGAGGAGCAGCTAACAAATCACATAAAGTTGTATCCTGAAGGTGCTGTATGTATTGAAGTTGAGGGGGAAATGGCGGGTTCGATTACAGCGTTGCTGACAGATTTTAATCCAGCGTCCCCGGCACATACTTGGCAAGAGGCGACAGACAATGGGTATATTCGCAATCACAATCCAGAGGGTAAAACTTTGTATATTGTCGACATCTGTATTCGACCTAAATACCGCTCGTTAAAATTGGGGCAGTTATTAATGCAAGCGATGTATGAACGCGTCGTATGCGACGACTTAGACCGAGTACTTGGTGGAGGAAGGATGCCTAAATTCCATAATTTTTCGGATAAGTTGACTGCAGAACAATACGCAGAGCAAGTGGTAGAAGGTAAAATCAAAGACCCCGTCATCTCCTTTTTACTTCGCTGCGGGAGAACGCCAGTGTGCGTGGTGGAAAATTATTTAGAAGATGAAGAGTCTGAAGGTCATGCCTTATTAATGGAGTGGAAAAATCCTTTTCAAAACGATCATTAA
- a CDS encoding SDR family NAD(P)-dependent oxidoreductase: MAVDNKVAIVTGASGGMGKEVVERFLKQGSKVAAIDLHVDGLQELEAQYPEQLLVLQGNLTEEQSVAAAIQKTADKFGRIDVLANVAGIAQAATDIENVTLKDWERIMAINSTAVFLTSRAVVPHMKKQNCGSIINIASVSVDRPRPGLNAYVASKGATISLTKALAIELAPYNIRVNAINPGPADTKMLGEFTASGVDEGETKENIFRKSVPLGELITPDAIANCVLYLSSDLAKMMTGSIVNVDGGRGI; this comes from the coding sequence ATGGCGGTAGACAATAAAGTAGCGATTGTGACAGGTGCAAGCGGCGGAATGGGTAAAGAGGTTGTTGAGCGATTTTTGAAACAAGGATCGAAAGTTGCGGCTATCGATCTTCATGTGGATGGTCTACAGGAGTTAGAAGCGCAATACCCAGAGCAATTACTCGTTCTGCAAGGCAATTTAACAGAAGAACAAAGTGTAGCAGCGGCTATTCAGAAAACGGCAGACAAGTTTGGTCGCATTGATGTATTAGCAAATGTTGCTGGAATTGCACAAGCAGCAACAGATATTGAAAATGTGACACTCAAAGACTGGGAGCGTATTATGGCGATCAACTCAACAGCTGTATTTTTAACGTCTCGTGCAGTAGTTCCACATATGAAGAAACAAAATTGTGGGTCGATTATCAATATTGCTTCTGTTTCTGTTGACCGCCCACGACCGGGATTAAATGCGTACGTGGCGTCAAAAGGAGCAACGATTTCATTGACGAAAGCTTTAGCCATTGAATTAGCTCCTTACAATATACGAGTAAATGCGATAAATCCAGGTCCTGCGGATACCAAAATGTTAGGTGAATTTACCGCATCTGGTGTTGATGAAGGGGAAACGAAAGAAAATATATTCCGTAAAAGTGTGCCATTAGGTGAACTGATTACACCAGATGCAATTGCTAACTGTGTCTTATACCTCAGCTCAGACTTAGCAAAAATGATGACAGGTAGCATTGTAAATGTTGATGGAGGACGCGGAATTTAA
- a CDS encoding TRAP transporter large permease codes for MALVLFLLLMALFLINVPIAVGLGLASTLVFFIDGNVSLIVIIQRMFNSVDSFPLMAIPFFILAGKLMESGGISRRLIHLANVIFGRVKGGLGIVSIVACAFFAAISGSAAATTAAVGALMIPAMVNKGYDKSFATAIQAAGGTIGIMIPPSVPLVLYGVAAGVSVSELFIAGIVPGLFVMVSLILLVYLISLKEGYGGGEKFGLKDFFKAFLDAFLALMMPVIILGGIYGGIFTPTEAAVVAVVYGLFVGIFVYREIKLTDLARIFSSSVIVTSVIMFIIAGASVFGYYLTRQRIPAELTELMLSVTDNWIIALLILNLLLLICGVFLETSAAIIILTPILVPIANALGIDLVHFGIIMIVNLGIGFITPPVGVNLFVAANIAGTKFESLLKAIVPFILVMIVDVLIISFIPAITLFLIGD; via the coding sequence ATGGCATTGGTATTGTTTCTTTTATTAATGGCTTTATTTTTAATTAATGTCCCGATTGCTGTTGGCCTTGGGCTTGCTTCAACGCTCGTTTTCTTTATCGATGGCAATGTGTCATTGATCGTTATAATTCAGCGAATGTTCAATTCGGTAGACTCGTTTCCCCTTATGGCGATTCCTTTTTTCATCTTGGCAGGCAAGCTAATGGAAAGTGGTGGGATTTCCCGCCGACTCATTCATTTAGCAAATGTTATTTTTGGACGTGTTAAAGGTGGACTCGGAATTGTATCAATTGTTGCCTGTGCTTTTTTTGCAGCAATTTCAGGTTCTGCAGCCGCAACAACAGCTGCGGTAGGTGCACTAATGATTCCCGCTATGGTTAACAAAGGCTACGATAAAAGTTTTGCGACAGCTATTCAAGCTGCTGGTGGAACCATCGGAATTATGATCCCACCTAGCGTTCCTCTCGTGCTTTACGGAGTGGCAGCAGGCGTTTCAGTCAGTGAATTGTTTATCGCAGGCATTGTTCCAGGATTGTTTGTTATGGTTTCGCTTATTTTACTTGTTTACTTGATTTCCTTAAAAGAAGGTTACGGGGGTGGCGAAAAGTTTGGTTTGAAAGATTTCTTTAAAGCGTTTCTCGACGCATTCCTTGCTTTAATGATGCCAGTAATTATTTTAGGAGGAATTTATGGTGGGATTTTCACACCAACAGAAGCTGCGGTTGTTGCAGTGGTATACGGATTGTTCGTCGGGATTTTCGTTTACCGCGAAATCAAGTTGACCGATTTAGCTAGAATTTTCTCTTCTTCTGTAATTGTCACTTCGGTAATTATGTTTATTATTGCCGGTGCTTCGGTGTTTGGTTATTATTTAACGCGTCAGCGAATTCCTGCCGAACTGACAGAATTAATGCTTAGTGTGACAGATAATTGGATTATTGCTTTGTTGATATTAAACTTGTTATTGCTAATTTGTGGTGTCTTTCTTGAAACTTCAGCAGCCATCATTATTTTAACGCCGATTCTTGTACCAATTGCCAATGCACTTGGAATTGATTTGGTGCATTTCGGGATTATTATGATTGTCAACTTAGGAATTGGGTTTATCACTCCTCCAGTTGGCGTCAATTTATTTGTTGCAGCAAATATTGCTGGAACCAAATTTGAAAGTTTGTTAAAAGCGATTGTGCCATTTATTTTGGTAATGATTGTCGATGTTTTGATCATTTCGTTTATTCCAGCAATCACGTTGTTCCTTATTGGTGACTAA
- a CDS encoding aldehyde dehydrogenase family protein yields the protein MKKQQMYINGEWINSIGNEKLETKNPATGEVLAEVPRGKKEDVDAAVQSARRTFESEEWQSFPPIERGRILHKVAVALREDAEEIALLETLDTGKPLTQARKDVEASALYFEYYAGMADKIFGETIPVQPGILDYTLREPVGVTAHIVPWNYPLQIISRSTAAAIATGNTVVAKPAEDTPLTAIKLAEIFDATHLPKGVFNLVTGYGFEAGAAISEHPDVDHITFTGSVQTGSAVMMGAAKNVKPVTLELGGKSPNIVFEDCDQEEAVEWVVRSIIQNAGQTCSAGSRLLVQQSIKEEFLKKVVVKMEEIQIGKGIDDLDLGPILNEKQFSRILEFMNVARNEGAKFLTGGERQETAGLENGYFFKPTVIDGLAPDSYVSQEEIFAPVVAAFAFETEQQAIELANGTEYGLVAGIWTKDGARAHRVASKIRAGQIFINNYGAGGGVQMPFGGFKKSGFGREKGLEALRNYTALKNVALKY from the coding sequence GTGAAAAAACAGCAAATGTATATTAATGGAGAATGGATAAATAGCATCGGCAACGAAAAACTTGAAACCAAAAATCCAGCAACCGGAGAGGTATTGGCAGAAGTTCCAAGAGGGAAAAAAGAGGACGTTGATGCTGCAGTTCAATCGGCCCGCAGAACATTTGAGTCAGAAGAATGGCAGTCTTTTCCGCCGATTGAACGAGGGAGAATCTTACATAAAGTAGCCGTAGCACTACGGGAAGATGCAGAAGAAATTGCATTGTTAGAAACCCTTGATACCGGAAAACCGTTGACGCAAGCCCGTAAAGATGTGGAAGCATCGGCCTTGTACTTTGAATATTACGCGGGAATGGCTGATAAAATATTTGGCGAAACGATACCTGTTCAACCAGGAATTCTCGATTACACGTTGCGTGAACCAGTTGGCGTAACAGCTCATATTGTGCCTTGGAATTATCCGTTGCAAATTATCTCACGTTCAACAGCAGCGGCAATTGCGACAGGGAATACAGTTGTTGCAAAACCTGCAGAAGATACACCTCTAACGGCAATTAAATTAGCAGAGATATTTGATGCGACCCACTTGCCAAAAGGTGTCTTTAACTTGGTGACGGGTTATGGTTTTGAAGCGGGTGCTGCAATCTCTGAACATCCAGATGTTGATCATATTACTTTTACAGGTTCGGTTCAAACAGGTTCTGCTGTTATGATGGGTGCTGCGAAAAACGTTAAGCCGGTAACGCTTGAGCTTGGTGGAAAGTCACCCAACATCGTCTTTGAAGATTGTGATCAAGAAGAAGCGGTTGAGTGGGTGGTGCGTTCGATTATTCAAAATGCCGGACAAACGTGTTCGGCAGGATCTCGCTTATTGGTGCAGCAGTCTATTAAAGAAGAATTTCTAAAAAAAGTTGTTGTAAAAATGGAAGAGATCCAAATTGGTAAAGGTATAGATGATTTGGATTTGGGGCCGATTTTAAATGAAAAACAATTTTCGCGCATTCTTGAATTCATGAACGTTGCCCGAAACGAAGGAGCAAAATTTCTAACAGGTGGCGAACGTCAAGAAACAGCAGGGCTCGAAAACGGCTACTTTTTCAAACCGACTGTTATTGACGGACTTGCCCCAGATAGTTACGTGTCTCAAGAAGAAATCTTTGCGCCAGTTGTTGCGGCATTTGCATTTGAAACCGAGCAACAAGCGATTGAATTGGCTAATGGTACAGAGTATGGGTTAGTGGCAGGTATTTGGACAAAAGACGGGGCTCGTGCACATCGAGTGGCTAGTAAAATTCGTGCCGGTCAAATTTTCATTAATAACTATGGTGCCGGTGGTGGTGTGCAAATGCCATTTGGTGGATTTAAGAAAAGTGGCTTTGGACGTGAAAAAGGTCTTGAAGCATTGCGTAATTATACAGCTTTAAAAAACGTTGCGTTAAAATACTAA
- a CDS encoding TRAP transporter small permease: MNKWIGYMNLGIKHVLNLIMALLVTVVFLQVIFRFVLNSPLAWTEELARYSLIWLTFLGAAYAMSSKAHIGMEFFVKLFAVPVRKVLYSIATFASLLFFLLMVVEGYDLAMQGMSQTSPVLRIPMGVIYMVIPVSGAILIINMASQFSKDFKSGGV; this comes from the coding sequence ATGAATAAATGGATCGGCTATATGAATTTAGGCATTAAGCATGTATTAAACCTTATTATGGCATTGCTGGTTACCGTAGTATTTCTTCAAGTGATTTTCCGGTTTGTTTTGAATTCACCATTAGCTTGGACAGAAGAGTTGGCGAGGTATAGTTTAATTTGGCTAACATTTTTAGGAGCTGCTTATGCGATGTCTTCAAAAGCCCATATCGGAATGGAGTTTTTTGTGAAATTATTTGCAGTTCCTGTCCGCAAAGTGCTTTATAGCATTGCGACATTTGCAAGTCTACTTTTTTTCTTGTTAATGGTAGTAGAAGGATATGATCTTGCAATGCAAGGGATGTCTCAAACTTCTCCCGTTTTACGAATTCCGATGGGCGTCATTTACATGGTAATTCCCGTGAGTGGGGCAATTTTAATTATTAATATGGCCTCGCAATTTTCCAAAGACTTTAAAAGCGGGGGTGTCTAA
- a CDS encoding tartrate dehydrogenase encodes MRAYKIAVLPGDGIGPDVTKEAVKVLEALKKQDPTFDIAFEQFEWGSEYYLANGHIMPEDGLDQLKNFDAILFGAVGDKRVPDEITIWELIMPIRKNFQQYVNMRPIKRLAGIESPLKNEQPIDFMVFRENAEGEYSNIGGRLYQQHSQEMAIQNTVITKQGVERIAKYAFEYAQKNNKSKVTSATKSNAIIHSMKLWDEVVELVAKDYGDIELESNFIDALAAYFVLRPESFEVVIASNLFGDILTDLGAALVGGLGVSPSGNINPEGNFPSMFEAIHGSAPDIAGKGIANPIAQIWSAALMLNHLGREDLSTAIVEAIEQVIQDGKVLTPDLGGTSTTQEVGSAIAEKVLMLVKN; translated from the coding sequence ATGAGAGCATATAAAATAGCAGTACTACCTGGAGATGGAATAGGTCCCGACGTTACGAAAGAAGCAGTCAAGGTTTTGGAAGCGCTAAAGAAGCAAGATCCAACATTCGACATTGCGTTTGAACAATTTGAATGGGGCAGCGAATATTATTTAGCCAACGGACATATTATGCCTGAGGATGGCTTGGATCAATTGAAAAATTTTGATGCCATTTTATTTGGAGCTGTAGGCGATAAACGTGTACCCGATGAAATAACCATTTGGGAACTGATTATGCCAATTCGTAAAAACTTTCAACAATACGTCAATATGCGACCAATCAAACGATTGGCTGGGATTGAGTCTCCATTAAAAAACGAGCAACCAATTGATTTTATGGTATTCCGTGAAAATGCAGAAGGCGAGTATTCAAATATCGGTGGTCGCCTGTACCAGCAACATTCGCAAGAAATGGCGATTCAAAATACAGTGATTACAAAACAAGGTGTCGAACGAATTGCCAAATACGCATTTGAGTATGCGCAAAAAAACAACAAATCAAAAGTGACGAGTGCCACAAAATCCAATGCGATTATTCATTCGATGAAGCTATGGGACGAAGTTGTTGAATTGGTCGCAAAAGATTACGGAGATATTGAACTAGAAAGTAATTTCATCGATGCTTTGGCTGCCTATTTCGTTTTGCGTCCAGAATCGTTTGAAGTCGTAATCGCTTCTAATTTATTCGGAGATATTTTAACGGATCTAGGAGCCGCATTAGTAGGTGGGTTAGGCGTTTCACCATCAGGAAATATCAACCCCGAAGGCAATTTCCCTTCTATGTTTGAAGCGATTCATGGTTCAGCGCCGGACATTGCAGGAAAAGGAATTGCTAACCCAATCGCTCAAATTTGGTCAGCTGCATTAATGTTGAATCATTTAGGTCGTGAAGATCTTTCGACTGCTATTGTGGAGGCGATCGAACAAGTAATTCAAGACGGAAAAGTATTGACGCCAGATTTAGGCGGTACTTCCACGACACAAGAAGTAGGTTCAGCTATTGCTGAGAAAGTCCTGATGTTAGTGAAAAACTAG
- a CDS encoding GNAT family N-acetyltransferase — protein MLIREAKRYEVHLLKEQRFIAYKTFKEELSPTHWDRLKSSLVSAHNLQPGVEVFVAEIGWDIVGSVALYHANPNTYAADSEILTSPEIRLLAVTPEFRSRGVGKALVEHCIDISKIRKQQSIKLQTGCYMKNAIDLYEKMGFKHISSLDFKPLNDDITIKAFRFDI, from the coding sequence TTGTTGATTCGGGAAGCTAAGAGGTATGAAGTTCATTTACTAAAAGAACAGCGTTTTATCGCCTACAAAACTTTTAAAGAAGAGCTATCACCAACTCATTGGGATCGACTGAAATCCAGTTTGGTTTCTGCCCATAACTTACAGCCTGGTGTAGAAGTATTTGTAGCCGAAATTGGTTGGGACATTGTAGGGAGTGTGGCACTGTACCATGCTAACCCCAATACATATGCGGCAGACTCAGAAATACTTACATCTCCTGAAATTCGTTTGTTAGCTGTGACACCTGAGTTCCGTTCACGTGGAGTCGGCAAAGCACTTGTTGAACATTGCATCGACATTTCCAAAATCCGCAAACAACAATCAATTAAGTTACAAACGGGGTGTTATATGAAGAACGCCATCGACTTGTATGAAAAAATGGGGTTTAAACATATTTCTTCGCTCGACTTCAAACCGTTAAATGACGACATTACGATTAAAGCTTTTCGTTTTGATATATAA
- a CDS encoding nicotinate phosphoribosyltransferase — MDKHYADDSLALHTDLYQINMSEAYWADGMHERKAIFELFFRKLPFGNGYALFAGLERILDYLRNFKFTDSDLAYLQEELGYKQDFIDYLRTVRFTGDVYSVAEGELVFQNEALIRVEAPLVEAQLIETALLNIVNYQTLIATKASRIKQIVKDERVMEFGTRRAQEMDAAIWGSRAAYIGGLEATSNARAGKKFGIPVAGTHAHSMVQAYKNEYDAFHAYAKRHKNCVFLVDTYDTLKSGVPIAIQVAKELGDKINFQGIRLDSGDIAFLSKEARKMLDAAGFKDVEIVVSNDLDEYTILNLKAQGARVDAWGIGTKLITAYDQPALGAVYKLVAIENEKGELEDTIKISGNAEKVTTPGLKNVYRIIDKENGKSEGDYIAMHDEDPASQERLKMFHPVHTFVSKFVTNFEAVNIHRKVVEQGQIIYKNPSVQEMQSYAIQNMELLWEEYKRSLNPEEYPVDLSQKCWDNKMRNIQEVRDAIHEFTGE, encoded by the coding sequence ATGGATAAGCATTATGCGGATGACAGTTTGGCACTACATACAGATTTATATCAAATCAATATGTCGGAGGCTTATTGGGCAGATGGGATGCACGAACGGAAAGCGATTTTTGAGTTGTTTTTCCGTAAACTACCTTTTGGCAATGGTTATGCTTTGTTTGCGGGGTTAGAACGCATTTTAGACTACTTGAGAAACTTCAAATTTACGGACAGTGATTTAGCTTATCTTCAAGAAGAACTTGGCTATAAGCAAGATTTCATTGATTACTTACGAACGGTTCGGTTTACAGGTGATGTTTACTCAGTAGCAGAAGGTGAGCTTGTTTTTCAAAATGAAGCGTTAATCCGTGTCGAAGCTCCGCTTGTCGAAGCCCAATTGATCGAAACTGCACTTTTAAACATTGTAAATTATCAAACCTTAATCGCGACTAAAGCTAGTCGGATCAAGCAAATTGTTAAAGACGAACGCGTCATGGAATTCGGGACAAGACGTGCTCAAGAAATGGATGCGGCCATTTGGGGGTCGCGCGCAGCTTATATTGGAGGACTTGAAGCCACAAGCAATGCACGTGCTGGCAAAAAATTTGGAATTCCTGTAGCAGGAACGCACGCACATTCAATGGTTCAAGCTTATAAAAATGAATACGATGCATTTCATGCTTATGCAAAACGCCATAAAAACTGTGTCTTTTTGGTTGATACATACGATACATTAAAATCCGGAGTGCCGATTGCGATTCAAGTTGCCAAAGAACTAGGCGACAAAATCAATTTCCAAGGCATTCGTCTAGATAGTGGAGATATTGCCTTCTTATCTAAAGAAGCACGAAAAATGTTGGATGCTGCAGGTTTCAAAGATGTGGAAATCGTCGTTTCCAACGATTTGGACGAATACACAATTTTAAACTTAAAAGCTCAAGGAGCCCGAGTAGATGCATGGGGTATTGGAACAAAATTAATTACGGCTTACGATCAACCGGCATTAGGAGCGGTTTATAAATTGGTAGCTATCGAAAATGAAAAAGGTGAATTAGAAGATACCATTAAAATTTCGGGAAATGCTGAAAAAGTTACGACTCCCGGGCTAAAAAATGTTTATCGTATTATAGATAAGGAAAATGGAAAGTCAGAAGGCGATTATATTGCAATGCACGATGAAGACCCTGCTTCACAAGAACGTTTAAAAATGTTTCACCCAGTTCATACCTTCGTATCGAAATTTGTTACGAATTTTGAAGCCGTAAATATTCATCGTAAAGTAGTTGAACAAGGTCAAATTATTTATAAAAACCCGAGTGTTCAAGAAATGCAGAGTTATGCGATTCAAAATATGGAGTTATTGTGGGAGGAATACAAACGCTCACTAAACCCAGAAGAATACCCAGTAGATTTAAGTCAAAAATGCTGGGATAATAAAATGCGCAACATCCAAGAAGTACGAGATGCCATTCACGAGTTTACTGGAGAATAA
- a CDS encoding TRAP transporter substrate-binding protein — translation MTLVNKKFGFVSIMVASALALTACGSSDSESSGGDSDEKFVLQAGHSLPDDHPYHLALQEMADAVDERTDGQVTIEIFANSEIGAERELTEGMGLGTVDLVVSSTAPVTNFVPELGVLDVPFLFQDRESAVEVLEGDIGDELFAKMEENGIIGLSWGENGYRHITNAIRPIETPEDLKGLKIRTQENEIHLAAFEALGAQPTPMAWTEAITALQQGVVDAQENPAIVADQFSLYDANQKYMSLTGHVYSVAIYMLSQKTYDELPEELRDIVVEEGQKAGAKERELIVEMEKESLQTLKDQGMEIIEDIDTAPFQEAVLPVYDTIEHQDLLNEILDAQK, via the coding sequence ATGACATTGGTAAATAAAAAGTTCGGGTTTGTTTCAATTATGGTGGCAAGTGCATTGGCATTAACAGCTTGCGGAAGTTCTGATAGTGAATCATCAGGAGGAGACTCGGATGAAAAGTTTGTGCTTCAAGCAGGACATTCATTACCTGACGATCACCCATACCATTTAGCCTTACAAGAAATGGCAGATGCTGTCGATGAACGAACAGATGGACAAGTAACAATTGAAATTTTTGCGAACAGTGAAATTGGCGCTGAGCGTGAATTGACAGAAGGGATGGGACTTGGCACTGTCGATTTAGTTGTCTCTTCAACTGCTCCAGTGACGAACTTTGTACCAGAATTGGGCGTTTTGGATGTTCCATTCTTATTCCAAGACCGTGAATCTGCTGTAGAAGTTTTAGAAGGTGATATTGGAGATGAGTTATTCGCTAAGATGGAAGAAAACGGCATCATCGGCTTGTCTTGGGGAGAGAATGGCTATCGTCATATTACCAATGCGATCCGCCCAATCGAAACACCTGAAGATTTAAAAGGCTTGAAAATCAGAACGCAAGAAAACGAAATTCATTTAGCTGCTTTTGAAGCATTAGGTGCGCAACCAACACCAATGGCTTGGACTGAAGCCATTACTGCTTTGCAACAAGGTGTAGTAGATGCACAGGAAAACCCAGCGATTGTTGCTGACCAATTTAGTTTATATGATGCAAATCAAAAATATATGAGTTTAACTGGCCATGTTTATTCTGTAGCTATTTATATGTTGAGCCAAAAAACATATGATGAATTGCCGGAGGAATTACGCGATATCGTTGTAGAAGAAGGTCAAAAAGCAGGTGCAAAAGAACGTGAGTTAATCGTTGAAATGGAGAAAGAATCTCTTCAAACATTAAAAGATCAAGGAATGGAAATTATTGAAGATATCGATACTGCTCCTTTCCAAGAAGCGGTTCTTCCTGTTTATGACACAATCGAGCACCAGGACCTATTAAACGAAATTTTAGACGCACAGAAATAA
- the ilvD gene encoding dihydroxy-acid dehydratase, protein MKKDLRINSKVFSEGAMRAPNRAMLRSVGVTDEDFKKPMIGVASTWSEVTPCNIHIDDLAISAKKGARAAGGVPFIFNTITVSDGISMGTAGMKYSLSSRDVIADSIETVVGAESLDGLVAIGGCDKNIPGCLIAIANSEVPAVFVYGGTIAPGRHNNRDIDIVSVFEGVGQHNNGDMDDSTLRNIECGACPGAGSCGGMYTANTMASAAEAMGMSLPGSSSNPAVSAEKLADCEKAGAAVHNLLELDIYPKDIMTKEAFENAITVVMALGGSTNAILHLLAIAHAAEVDLTIDDFNRLQKTVPHLADLKPSGKYVMQDLHRVGGVQAVMKMLLEAGYLHGDCMTVTGKTVAENLNEAPALQEGQQVIMPFDNPKRKDGPLIVLKGNLSPNGAVAKVSGVKVKRHTGPARVYNNEKEATDAVMANEINEGDVLVIRYVGPKGGPGMPEMLSVSAILVGKGMDASVALLTDGRFSGGTHGLVVGHIAPEAQVGGPIALLEEGDIVTIDSDLQEISMDVSEEELEERRKRWVAPPLYKKGVLGKYAHNVSCSSKGAVTDYLNRS, encoded by the coding sequence ATGAAAAAAGATTTGCGTATTAATAGTAAAGTTTTTAGTGAAGGAGCAATGAGAGCTCCTAACAGAGCAATGCTCCGTTCAGTAGGCGTGACAGATGAAGATTTTAAAAAACCAATGATTGGTGTCGCTAGCACATGGAGTGAAGTGACCCCTTGTAATATACATATTGATGACTTAGCGATTAGTGCCAAAAAAGGGGCTAGAGCAGCTGGAGGCGTCCCATTTATCTTTAATACAATTACTGTGTCTGACGGAATTTCAATGGGAACAGCAGGCATGAAATATTCACTTTCAAGCCGCGATGTGATTGCAGATTCAATTGAAACAGTGGTAGGAGCAGAAAGTTTGGATGGTTTAGTCGCAATTGGTGGTTGTGATAAAAATATCCCAGGTTGCTTAATCGCTATTGCCAATTCTGAAGTTCCCGCTGTTTTTGTTTACGGAGGAACAATCGCACCAGGTCGTCACAATAACAGAGATATTGACATTGTTTCTGTATTTGAAGGTGTAGGTCAGCATAATAACGGTGACATGGACGATAGTACATTGCGCAATATCGAGTGCGGGGCATGTCCAGGTGCTGGTTCATGTGGCGGAATGTATACAGCAAATACAATGGCATCTGCTGCTGAAGCGATGGGAATGAGTTTGCCAGGAAGTTCTTCAAATCCAGCGGTATCAGCTGAAAAACTAGCAGATTGCGAAAAAGCAGGAGCAGCTGTACATAATTTACTGGAATTAGATATTTATCCAAAAGACATTATGACAAAAGAAGCATTTGAAAATGCGATTACGGTCGTAATGGCATTGGGTGGATCGACAAATGCCATTCTACATTTATTGGCGATTGCTCACGCTGCAGAAGTGGACTTAACGATCGACGACTTTAACCGCTTGCAAAAAACAGTGCCACATTTGGCTGATTTAAAACCAAGTGGCAAATACGTTATGCAAGATTTACACCGAGTTGGTGGGGTTCAAGCGGTTATGAAAATGTTGCTAGAAGCAGGTTATCTGCATGGGGACTGTATGACGGTTACAGGTAAAACAGTGGCAGAAAACCTAAACGAAGCTCCGGCCTTGCAAGAAGGCCAACAAGTTATTATGCCTTTTGATAATCCGAAACGTAAAGATGGACCACTGATTGTCTTAAAAGGAAACTTATCTCCAAACGGCGCAGTAGCAAAAGTATCCGGTGTGAAAGTCAAACGTCATACAGGTCCAGCTCGCGTTTACAACAATGAAAAAGAAGCAACAGATGCTGTTATGGCTAACGAAATTAACGAAGGCGATGTGTTAGTTATTCGTTATGTAGGGCCAAAAGGTGGTCCAGGGATGCCAGAAATGTTATCGGTTTCTGCAATTCTTGTTGGGAAAGGGATGGATGCTTCGGTTGCATTGCTGACAGACGGACGTTTTTCTGGCGGAACTCACGGTTTAGTAGTAGGCCATATCGCACCAGAAGCTCAAGTTGGCGGACCGATTGCGTTGCTTGAAGAAGGAGATATCGTGACGATCGATTCGGATCTGCAAGAAATTTCAATGGATGTATCGGAAGAGGAGTTAGAAGAACGCCGTAAACGTTGGGTGGCTCCGCCACTTTATAAAAAAGGCGTGCTTGGTAAATATGCGCATAATGTTTCGTGTTCATCAAAAGGAGCCGTTACGGATTACTTGAATCGTTCATAA